The following proteins are co-located in the Streptomyces sp. NBC_00435 genome:
- a CDS encoding maleylpyruvate isomerase family mycothiol-dependent enzyme, translating to MTVHPHPSLQPYADAWTHSIEAISELVLPLTEGEWSRATPCPNWSVRDVVSHIIGIECEQLGDPRPIHTLPRDLRHVVDEFTRYMEVQVDVRRHHTAPEMTSELEYTIIRRSRQLRNEKRDPDTVIRGPLGEPATLEHSLRLRAFDVWIHEQDLRAALGVPGNWDSAGAHVARDVLLAGLPKVVAKKAGAPANSAVVIDVHGALEFMRTVRVDAEGRGTIDKAPSLGPAVTLTLDWETYVRLAAGRVRAHTVADRVKVEGDQALAEAILAHFAVTP from the coding sequence TTGACCGTCCATCCGCATCCGAGTCTTCAGCCCTATGCCGACGCGTGGACCCACTCCATCGAGGCGATATCCGAGCTGGTCCTCCCGCTGACGGAGGGCGAGTGGAGCCGGGCGACGCCCTGCCCCAACTGGTCCGTGCGTGATGTCGTGTCACACATCATCGGCATTGAATGCGAGCAGCTCGGCGACCCGCGGCCGATCCACACCCTGCCGAGGGACCTGCGGCACGTGGTCGACGAGTTCACCCGCTACATGGAAGTACAGGTCGACGTACGGCGTCACCACACCGCTCCTGAGATGACCTCGGAGCTGGAGTACACGATCATCCGCCGCTCGCGGCAGCTGCGGAACGAGAAGCGGGATCCGGACACCGTGATCCGCGGACCGCTGGGCGAGCCCGCGACCCTCGAGCACTCGCTGCGGCTGCGCGCCTTCGACGTGTGGATCCACGAACAGGACCTGCGCGCGGCGCTGGGCGTGCCGGGCAACTGGGACTCCGCCGGCGCCCACGTGGCCCGGGACGTGCTGCTCGCCGGGCTGCCGAAGGTGGTCGCGAAGAAGGCGGGCGCGCCCGCGAACTCGGCCGTGGTCATCGACGTGCACGGGGCACTGGAATTCATGCGGACCGTACGGGTGGACGCGGAGGGGCGAGGCACCATCGACAAGGCCCCCTCGCTGGGCCCCGCGGTGACGCTGACGCTGGACTGGGAGACCTACGTACGGCTCGCGGCCGGGCGGGTACGGGCGCACACCGTCGCCGACCGGGTCAAGGTGGAGGGGGACCAGGCGCTGGCGGAGGCCATCCTGGCCCACTTCGCCGTGACGCCGTAG
- a CDS encoding carbon-nitrogen family hydrolase: MRASLIQIAVNEGESVGSRRSRAADLVREQSTSDLVVLPELWTVGAFAYEQFETEAEPLDGPTYEAMSAAARDAGVWLHAGSFVERAGDGSLYNTALVLSPTGELAATYRKIHRFGFDQGEAVLMSAGESLTTVALPEQTLGLATCYDLRFPELFRGLVDAGATTLVVSAGWPARRRGHWTLLNRARAVEDQAYVLACGSSGTNGGVEQAGHSLVVDPWGEVLAEAGPGEAVLTVELDPKKVAETREQFPALKDRRLGR, translated from the coding sequence GTGCGCGCTTCCCTGATCCAAATCGCGGTGAATGAGGGGGAGTCGGTGGGTTCCCGCCGCTCCCGGGCCGCCGACCTCGTACGCGAGCAGTCCACTTCGGACCTCGTCGTCCTGCCCGAACTGTGGACCGTGGGCGCCTTCGCCTACGAGCAGTTCGAGACGGAGGCGGAGCCGCTGGACGGACCGACCTACGAGGCCATGTCCGCGGCGGCCCGCGACGCCGGGGTGTGGCTGCACGCCGGCTCCTTCGTGGAGCGCGCCGGCGACGGCTCGCTCTACAACACCGCCCTCGTCCTCTCCCCGACGGGCGAGCTCGCCGCCACGTACCGCAAGATCCACCGCTTCGGCTTCGACCAGGGCGAGGCCGTCCTGATGTCCGCCGGTGAATCCCTGACCACCGTCGCCCTGCCGGAGCAGACCCTCGGCCTCGCCACCTGCTACGACCTGCGCTTCCCGGAGCTGTTCCGCGGCCTGGTCGACGCCGGGGCGACGACGCTGGTCGTGTCCGCGGGCTGGCCGGCCCGCCGCCGGGGCCACTGGACGCTGCTGAACCGGGCCCGCGCCGTCGAGGACCAGGCCTACGTCCTCGCCTGCGGGTCGTCGGGCACCAACGGGGGCGTGGAGCAGGCCGGCCACAGCCTGGTCGTCGACCCCTGGGGCGAGGTCCTGGCGGAGGCGGGCCCGGGGGAGGCCGTGCTGACGGTGGAGCTCGATCCGAAGAAGGTCGCCGAGACGCGCGAGCAGTTCCCCGCCCTGAAGGACCGCCGCCTGGGGCGGTGA
- a CDS encoding LURP-one-related/scramblase family protein, protein MKYLVRDKLLAIGDDYWIEDENGRPAFLVDGKALRFRDTLELKDPDGRILITLRAKMFSLRDAMTLERDEQRLAVIRRKRFSLLRNHFLVTLNEGTELDISGRILDREFKVEYDGELLALISRQWYRVRETYAVDVIREDADASLLIAVAVCVIRMAEKEREPEEED, encoded by the coding sequence ATGAAATACCTGGTTCGGGACAAACTGCTGGCCATCGGGGACGACTACTGGATCGAGGACGAGAACGGCCGGCCCGCCTTCCTCGTCGACGGGAAGGCGCTGCGCTTCCGCGACACCCTGGAGCTGAAGGATCCGGACGGTCGGATCCTGATCACGCTGCGGGCGAAGATGTTCAGCCTGCGCGACGCGATGACGCTGGAGCGGGACGAACAGCGGCTCGCGGTGATCCGGAGGAAGCGGTTCTCCCTGCTGCGCAACCACTTCCTCGTGACCCTGAACGAGGGCACCGAGCTCGACATCAGCGGCCGGATCCTGGACCGGGAGTTCAAGGTCGAGTACGACGGGGAGCTCCTCGCGCTGATCTCCCGCCAGTGGTACCGGGTCCGCGAGACGTACGCCGTCGACGTGATCCGCGAGGACGCGGACGCCTCGCTGCTGATCGCCGTCGCCGTGTGCGTGATCCGGATGGCCGAGAAGGAGCGGGAGCCGGAGGAGGAGGACTAG